The Candidatus Synechococcus calcipolaris G9 nucleotide sequence TGACAGATACGAGCATAATATTCATAATGCCAATGCCCCCCACCAAGAGGGAAATACTGGCGATCGCCGCTAACATTAACGTCAGAGCATTGGAGATATTGCCAATGATTTGCAGAGCTTCTTTTTGGGTTTGAATTGTGAAATCATCTTCATCCACAATTTGGTGGCGTAGTCGCAGCAGATTCGTAATTTGAAACTTGGCCGCCTCAATACTATTTTCATCACGAGCTGAGAGAGAAATAAACGTTAAGGACATCCCATAGGGAGATCGCTGGCCAACAATTCGACTTGACATGGTGGTGATGGGAATATAGGCCACTTCATCTTGGTTGTTGCCTAGAAAGGCACCCTTTTCTTCCATAACTCCAATCACCTCAAAGGCTAGATTCTTGATGCGAATCTCTTGGCCAATGGGATTTTCATTAAGGAATAACTTCGTTGCCAAATCAGAACCTAAAATTACCACCCGGCGATGGCGTTCTATATCCTGTTCAGAAATAAACCGGCCCCGATCAATGGTGAAATTTCGCACCGTTAAAAAGGTGGGGGTGGTGCCGACAACGGTGGCCGTTAGATTCCGTCCCCGGTAAATCATGCGCTGTTGTACCTGGAGTTGGGGGGCGACCTCCTTGACCGTGGGCACCTGTTGGGCGATCGCCTTGGCATCTTCAAGCACAAGGGTCTGGGGAATATCAAAGGTACGACTTCGCGCCTGGGGGGTACCCGGTGAAATGAACAGGGTATTGGGGCCGAGGGATTCAAATTGACCGGCGGCATAGCGTTGGGCCCCTTGACCAATGCCCACCATGGCAATGACAGAGGCATTCCCAATAATGATCCCGAGCATGGTTAAACCACTCCGCAGCCGATTGGCCGTGAGGGTGGCGATCGCCATTTTTATGCTTTCCCCAATATCCATACGAGTTCACCGTTATTTTTGCGGAAACCTTAATTAATCGAGTTTTTACCCTTTTAGCATTGGGAGAGTCCAAGCTTGTCACTAAATAGAAATACTTAGAGAGAATACTCGATTGAAATAGTTACATCGTAGTTGCAGCATTTGTGGTGCATATCGCAGTGATCACTGAGTACCGAACTACGGGTGCATTTCACCTTATTGGTAGAGAAATAAGACATACCTGTCAATAGCTTGCACTAGCTACGGTACCCTAGTACCTCCATTTTTACCATCATAAATTAATATTAACCCGTAACTATATAGGAAACCGTTGAGTTTTCAACATTTAAGACTTTACCGGTATTTTTACTGCGGCGGGCAATCCTGAATGCTGAAAGTTTTGATTCCTGGCCCGTGCTAGCAGATCATTTTCAGCGGGCATCCTAAGCTTTGACGCTAACTTGAGAAGCTCAAGCATTTTAATAAAGCCAAACGTTGGATCTGGAAGATAGACAACCTGCCCAGCAGCACTAATGGTGATGCCCTGCCGACTGGATGCAGGAAAGGCATGATGGAGATTATGCCAGCCTTCGCCCAGAGTTAGAAATGCTACAAATCCATTATTTCGGCTATGGTCGTTGGTGCTAAATGGTTGCTCACCCACAATATGGCTGAGGGAGTTAACGGTTTGCACGGCATGGAACAGCAGGGTTGTGCTAAGAAAAAAAGCACCGAGATATTCAACACCACCAATGAAATAGGAGAGTGCCCCAAGTGCTACTAGAGGGATAAAGTGCAAACGGTCAATCACTTTTAATACTCCATCCTCCTCAACATCGCTCGGTAGCTTGGCGGGAAAGAAGTTGGGAGATAATAGCCAACCTCCTTGGGACCAACCAAATCCCTTAATCCCCTGAGCTGGAGTATGGGGAGAATGGGGATCGAGATCGCGATCAACATATTGATGATGGATCATGTGGTGAGCTTTCCACCAACTGGGTCCCATCTGTCCAGCCGCCGCCGCCACAATACTGCCCACCCATAGAACCAGATTAGAAGCCTGATAGCTTTTGTGGGTGAGTAATCGATGATAAATACTAGTCGTTGCCAGCATGCGGATGACATATAAAAATAGCAGCCAAAGGATAGATCCCCAGGATAAGCCAGTGATCAAAACGAGTAGCGATCCGATATGACTGGCAATGATCAACGTTGGCCCGGTTAGATAGGAAACAACTGTGATTTTGGAATATGGCCTCATTTTTTGTTTTGTCGTCCCGAAAGAGTTATAAAAAATCAGTCTAATGGCTCAAATCAGAAATGAAAGCTAACCTCGAACTCAGCACCAGCAGCTTTTATCCGTCCGCTGCATTTGAATTGTTAGACTGCGTGCAGATATTAAACTTTCAGTAAGCCATAAAACTTCTTCGTTTGTAAAGATACCACAGATCCTTATACGGCTCAGTCAACCTTAGGTAGTCGCAAAGCGTGGAACAATATGCTATCTGCTACAACTCCAAACAATTTTTCTCCTTTACTACAGTTATTTAAGAGCAACAAGGAGACTAGAGCCGAGATAATTTGAATAACTGCTGCAAAGAATCCTTTACAGCAACAACATCTGTATTGGCAAGCTTACCAATTTTCCTGAGTACTAAGGCATGGTCGAGGGTAAATAACTTCATCCGAATGATGGAGTTTGCTTGTAGACCAGTCGAGGCTAAATCCTGAATTGGCACATCTAGAGGCCAGGGAGCGTGGGCCGTAGTTGCAATCATTGTCATAACGCTGCAGTCAATCAGTGTATTGAATTCTGCAATGTCTGACAAAATTAGAGCTGGCCTTCGCTTGGTTGCTGTCCTATCGGTAAATAGAAAAGGCACTACAACCAGATCAAACTGTTCAAATTGACTACGCATAGATTTTGGTAGGCTAGTTCATCAGCCTCTGAATCCCACTCGGTCAGCGTTGCCCCTACTGCATCAAGATAATCCTTATCTACAACTGGCTCTAAGGGATCGTTATAGCGTAGGACTATTCCTTGGAATGGATAGTCTTTTGGAGATGTGTGTCTTGGCTGTTCTTCCTTCGGCTGCTCCAAAATAATTATTTCTACGGCATCCCCGGCATGAAAGGGTAATCCTTTCAGCACTAGGATTCCATCTTCCATCAGGGTGGCAGCTAACTTATGGGCGTTCATTATTGGTTTCCTTAATAAGGAATACAAAGAAAGGGATACGATGAGAAACAGGCTATGGGGAAAACCCACTGTCGCAACAGTCAAACTGTTTTGTAAGGGTTGAAAAATAAGCATTCTGTCGAAATGTGGGTTCTAGACGATTGAGTAGAATCATTTTCATACCGATAATTTTTACGATTTTTTATCTGTTTTTTACATTGCTATAGTTTCGATGCTATATTGAATGTCAATTTTATTATGGTATTAGAGTTTAACTTTTTGTGGTCCTCACAGAGTTAGACTGTTAATAGCCTTCTTAATAGTTAGATTTATCGTGGCATCAATTGAAAAATTTCAGCACCAAATTATCAATGCGATGGCCAGGTCATGTGCAGATATGGTCGATTTCACGGATGATCCTGCGAAACCACCAAATGCTGAGTATCTGCTTACAGTTAACGTGGCCAAAGAAATTAGGAACCTCAATTACAGTGCAGGGGATCCCTACGATATCCGCCTTGAGGAACATACAGAGCAATTTGCTCGAAACTGCCTGTTCCCAAGCAAATTTGTTGGCCACCCACTAGCTCATGTATCCACGAAATTTAGGCTCGGCACACCCAAGATTAACCGTAACGGGAGAATCGACGTGGCAGTCTATGAGAATATTCCTAACAACGGTTACTTCGGTGCACAACCCATTTGTGCCATTGAGCTTAAGGGCCTTAATCCCAAGATGTCGTCCGCTCTCTCGGACATGAGGCGAAACCTCGAATTTTTCCGCGTGTCTGGTAATACTGGTGGGAGCGTGTTGAGGTTCTCGATTTTTGCCGCATTACATTCGTTTAAACGGTCTAGCGATGAAGATCGGGTTCAAGCAAATGAAGTCAAACTCAAAGAGAAATATCAGAAGGCGTTGGCACAGCTTGGTTCAACCCACGATATTTCAGTCGACATTCAAGTGCATACTATTAGTAAGGAACTTGTTGGTCGGGTTCTAAATGAAGGTGAACACAAAGTGCTAGACACCAGTGCCATTCATCACTTTGCTGGTATCATTGTCACATTTCGTGCAAAAGAAGTCTAACAGTTTGACCCACTGCGTACCGGAACATGAGCATTTAGAAGTACAAAAATCAAGGGACATCATGAACAAATTCGCCACGAAATAAGATACGCCAACAGCCGCAGAATATTTAGCAGCAACATCCACCCTGCTTTTGTCACTTTTGCAAAAAGAGGAGGTAAACCCTGATTCTTTCGCCACATATCGCTGCCATAATGATCAAAACTGACCAGCATTTCTTAAAATAACAGAATTGGGTTAACTCTGGACTTATTGGCGACTGGCTTGGTACAGCAACCCCAATCCCAGCAGAGTTAAAATTCCCTTGGGCAACCATCCCGCCATGATCGGACTAATCATTCCCCCTTCTCCAAAGGCTGTACAGATAAATGCAAAAATATAGTAACCAAAGATAATCACCACACTCAAGCCAAAGGCGCGGCTACGATTACTGCGGGGAGAGTTAATCCCTAAGACGGAGCCAATCAGGGCAAAGCTCAAGCAGACCAAGGGTAGGGACGCTTTATCCTGGAGTTGTACCTGCCAATGGCGCACCTGTCTTTGATCGCCACTTTGGCGCAAAATCTTGATGTAATGACGCATATCTTGACTGCTCATGTGTTCTGGGACGCGGGTTTCCCAGGCTAAATCTAAGGGAGTGCGGCTATAGTCAAACTGAGCCAGACTGAAAGGGCGAACGGTTTGATAGCTCTGATCTGGATTCACTTGGTAGATTGATCCCTGGTGAAAATCCCAGGCTTGGTCGGCTTCATTCCAGATGGCGGTGTCTGCCAAAACCATTTCTTTGAGTTGGCCCTGATCAAAATTTAAGACGGTGACATCTCCCATGGCTTCGCCATCAAAGGTATGGGCAAAGAAAATTTGGGCGAGGCGTTGATCCTGAAATTGGCGGTAGAAAATATTGGCATCACGGTAGGGTAGGGCTGATTCTTCCAGTTGGATCGCCAAAATAAGGTGCCCACGGTAGGAGAGGGCTGGGGCGATCGCCTCATTCAAAACGAAGGTTAAAATCATTGCCAGAACTCCCCCCAACAGGGCCGGCACCACTAATCGCTGGGGACTAATTCCACAACTTTTGCAGGCAATAATTTCACTGCGGCGGGATAGGCGACTATAGGCAATTAAGGAACAAAACAACACGGACATGGGCACTCCCAATACCGCAAAGGTGGGCAAACGCAGGAAGAACACCTCGATCGCCGTGAAAAGGGGGAGTTGGCTATCCACCATCAACCGGATTAGATAAAAAACGGTACCAATGACAGCGGCGATCGCCGTAAACAGACCAAACCCAAAAATGAAGGGGGCGATCATCTCCGTCAGCAGGTAACGATCCAAGCGACTCGGGAAGGAGAATCGGGGATTGGGCATACCTGACGTTTCCGGTGAGTTAGGAACCGGCGAGTTGGGATGGATTGAAGCAGTCAAAGCACTCTTCCAAAACCGTTGCTAGATAGTTGCCTGGGAAGCGATCGCCCCTGCTTTAGGAATTGCCCGCTGATTCAACTCTCACGTCAATGATTGAGGCTCGAAAACTATAGCCTGGGCCTTCCACTTCAACGGGAGTACCTACCTTCACATTACTGTTCCCTAAGACCGGCCCATTGCGGGTTACTTGGCCCTTACCTTCCACGGTTAGGAGTAAGTTACTACTAAACCCCATTTCCGGCCGCGGATCCGGCAGGGCCTTAATGGAGCCATCGGGTTGGGAAGCAATCACGGTTCGCGGTAAGACTTCAACGTTCTTAATATCAATGGCACCGTAGGGTTGATTCCGAATCACAAAGTTAGCGGTGGTTCCTGCCTTAATGAGTTCCTGGGGTTTGGGGGTACTCAGCCCAAGAACCAATACATCCACTTCAATAGGCTGACTGGCGGCAACTTGGGCAATGGATGAACCTGATTTCCCCGGAATAAAAAACAAGCCAATCACCACAAATAGCAGAATTAAACCCGCTCCAATATCCAGCAGGCTCAATTTACCAAAAAGGCGACCGTGGGAGTCTATGATTTTCATGAACTGTTGACTTGAACCTCGATAATGCAATTTAATGGCAATTCTAATGCTGAACTGCCCTGAGTATACCAAGCCTGGCCCGCTGCCGTAGACCTAAGCTCAAGAAGAAAGGTACCAGACTCCAACGTAATTCGCTACTATTGAAAGAGTGCTTGATTGTGACCCATGCCTCAAACCTTTGACCTCCACGTTGTTGAAACACGTCCCTTGCTGGCTCCGGCAACTCTTTTAACCGATCTTCCCCTCACCGATCCCTTGGCAACGTTGGTGGCCGATACCCGCGATCGCATCCGTGGGATTTTAAGGGGCCAGGATCGCCGTTTATTAGTGATCGTAGGGCCCTGCTCCATCCATGATGTGGATGCGGCCCTAGAGTATGGGCAAAAACTTCTGGAACTCCGCAACGACCTACGGGACTCCCTGGAAATCGTCATGCGCGTTTATTTTGAGAAACCCCGCACCTCCATTGGCTGGAAAGGGTTAATCAATGATCCCCACCTGAATGATACCTACGACATTAATACGGGGCTACGGGTTGCTCGTCAATTGCTGGTGGATTTAGCCTCCTTAGGAATGCCAGCGGCCACAGAATTACTCGACCCGATTATTCCCCAATACATTGCGGATGTGGTCAGTTGGACCGCGATCGGGGCCCGCACCACCGAAAGTCAGACCCACCGGCAAATGGCTTCAGGTCTATCCATGCCTGTGGGCTTCAAAAATGGTACGGATGGCCACCTGGATTCTGCCATTAACGCCATGTTAGCGGCCCAGCACACCCATCACTTTTTAGGCATTAATGCCCAGGGGTTGGCCAGTATTGTCACCACGACGGGCAATCTCGATACCCATCTAGTTCTGCGGGGGGGAAAAGATGGCCCCAATTACTCGCCTAGCCACATTGAAATGGCTGCCACTCTCCTAGAGCGTAAGGGTCTGAGTCCCCGGATCATGGTGGATTGTAGCCATGCCAACGCCGCCAAGGATCACAATCGCCAAATTGAAGTACTCCATAGTATTGCAGAGCAAGTGCGCCATGGGCGATCGCCGATCATGGGGGCAATGATTGAGAGTCATTTGCAGGCGGGCAACCAACCCATTCCCCAGGATTTGCGCCAACTTAACTACGGACAAAGTATTACCGATGCCTGTGTGAATTTTGATACCACCATTGTCATGCTGAAGGAGTTAGCCGCCGCAGTGGACAGTCAGTGCCTCGCGGTTCGTTAAATTGACTACAGATTGACTACGGCATGATGGGCAAATGGCAACACCTCACCCACAATCCCTTGGCCCGTTTTGGTCTGGGTATTTTACTCTGCTTTTATCTCTTGGCCTTTGGGGCTGATTTTTTTGCGCCCTATAATCCCTATGCGTCCCAAGTAGACGGGGCTTTACTTCCTCCTACCCAAATCTATTGGCGGAATACCGCTGGTGAGTTTATCGGCCCCCATGTGTATCCCACGACCCTTGGCCCCGTCA carries:
- a CDS encoding 3-deoxy-7-phosphoheptulonate synthase, with amino-acid sequence MPQTFDLHVVETRPLLAPATLLTDLPLTDPLATLVADTRDRIRGILRGQDRRLLVIVGPCSIHDVDAALEYGQKLLELRNDLRDSLEIVMRVYFEKPRTSIGWKGLINDPHLNDTYDINTGLRVARQLLVDLASLGMPAATELLDPIIPQYIADVVSWTAIGARTTESQTHRQMASGLSMPVGFKNGTDGHLDSAINAMLAAQHTHHFLGINAQGLASIVTTTGNLDTHLVLRGGKDGPNYSPSHIEMAATLLERKGLSPRIMVDCSHANAAKDHNRQIEVLHSIAEQVRHGRSPIMGAMIESHLQAGNQPIPQDLRQLNYGQSITDACVNFDTTIVMLKELAAAVDSQCLAVR
- a CDS encoding LptF/LptG family permease; the protein is MTASIHPNSPVPNSPETSGMPNPRFSFPSRLDRYLLTEMIAPFIFGFGLFTAIAAVIGTVFYLIRLMVDSQLPLFTAIEVFFLRLPTFAVLGVPMSVLFCSLIAYSRLSRRSEIIACKSCGISPQRLVVPALLGGVLAMILTFVLNEAIAPALSYRGHLILAIQLEESALPYRDANIFYRQFQDQRLAQIFFAHTFDGEAMGDVTVLNFDQGQLKEMVLADTAIWNEADQAWDFHQGSIYQVNPDQSYQTVRPFSLAQFDYSRTPLDLAWETRVPEHMSSQDMRHYIKILRQSGDQRQVRHWQVQLQDKASLPLVCLSFALIGSVLGINSPRSNRSRAFGLSVVIIFGYYIFAFICTAFGEGGMISPIMAGWLPKGILTLLGLGLLYQASRQ
- a CDS encoding ABC transporter permease, which translates into the protein MDIGESIKMAIATLTANRLRSGLTMLGIIIGNASVIAMVGIGQGAQRYAAGQFESLGPNTLFISPGTPQARSRTFDIPQTLVLEDAKAIAQQVPTVKEVAPQLQVQQRMIYRGRNLTATVVGTTPTFLTVRNFTIDRGRFISEQDIERHRRVVILGSDLATKLFLNENPIGQEIRIKNLAFEVIGVMEEKGAFLGNNQDEVAYIPITTMSSRIVGQRSPYGMSLTFISLSARDENSIEAAKFQITNLLRLRHQIVDEDDFTIQTQKEALQIIGNISNALTLMLAAIASISLLVGGIGIMNIMLVSVTERTQEIGLRKAIGATESDILTQFMIEAIILSALGGLLGTAVGVGGVMIVAATTPLEAGVAPVAVAIAVGVSGGIGLFFGVVPAKRAASLDPIVALRSA
- a CDS encoding acyl-CoA desaturase; amino-acid sequence: MIIASHIGSLLVLITGLSWGSILWLLFLYVIRMLATTSIYHRLLTHKSYQASNLVLWVGSIVAAAAGQMGPSWWKAHHMIHHQYVDRDLDPHSPHTPAQGIKGFGWSQGGWLLSPNFFPAKLPSDVEEDGVLKVIDRLHFIPLVALGALSYFIGGVEYLGAFFLSTTLLFHAVQTVNSLSHIVGEQPFSTNDHSRNNGFVAFLTLGEGWHNLHHAFPASSRQGITISAAGQVVYLPDPTFGFIKMLELLKLASKLRMPAENDLLARARNQNFQHSGLPAAVKIPVKS
- a CDS encoding type II toxin-antitoxin system PemK/MazF family toxin encodes the protein MRSQFEQFDLVVVPFLFTDRTATKRRPALILSDIAEFNTLIDCSVMTMIATTAHAPWPLDVPIQDLASTGLQANSIIRMKLFTLDHALVLRKIGKLANTDVVAVKDSLQQLFKLSRL
- a CDS encoding DUF4330 domain-containing protein, with amino-acid sequence MKIIDSHGRLFGKLSLLDIGAGLILLFVVIGLFFIPGKSGSSIAQVAASQPIEVDVLVLGLSTPKPQELIKAGTTANFVIRNQPYGAIDIKNVEVLPRTVIASQPDGSIKALPDPRPEMGFSSNLLLTVEGKGQVTRNGPVLGNSNVKVGTPVEVEGPGYSFRASIIDVRVESAGNS